A window of the Salvelinus alpinus chromosome 3, SLU_Salpinus.1, whole genome shotgun sequence genome harbors these coding sequences:
- the LOC139570826 gene encoding neuroblast differentiation-associated protein AHNAK-like, translated as MNGESQQRRYSKSLVLEDSKRGVVITGITDPSVTDKIGLKEDNEIVAVTINLNHLSKDDRMKLLKIMEPYNDNMRVMTKQDLKASVSLGSLDGGLKDPGDMLKDPYSRMQQSVEAPTIEVDGLSGQLNAEGGLKSEINGPTLNGELPNVTLDTPGTDGDAKFTMSTIGMSRPIMKGADIDGTLRCLEDSLLIPKLRTPDASLDLEKPEVKTNGFKYKDPKLKMPHFNLPHIKAKAPKGHVNISGDLEGPGLSGELETPDLKISAPDVEIKAPNVDLNDPNADLKAPDVDIEAPSGKFKWLTQTKPKFGLSGTKVKGSDVDIGAGLFAADVNLSTLNIDGEISASDVDLSSPKAEVDLQAPDINIEAPSSKLKWPHLKKHKFGLHGPKVKAPGVKTDLETPTFDLSASKIEGEMSNPNLELNLPKADLSGPDVDIHPPIVKFKFPTLKKPKFRLSGPKIKAPDVDADLKVPDLSLSVPDVDAGLDTPDLDTNLSNADIKGPEVDFNAPEVDIEPPSGKFKWLTLKKPRFGHSGPKVKGLDVDIDADLSAPDFNHSTPNIDGEISAPAVDLNLHKADLDAPDVDIDAPSGKFQLFNLKKPQFGLDGPKVKETEMDLDAKLTVHDMSLSTTNIYRDISAPDVDVNFPTADLKGPDVDLQAPEVNIEAPSGKHRFPTFKMPKVNWSGHKVKGPDLDVDLKTPDLDLSAIEGDIAVPDLNVSLPEADLKGPDVDVDIDAPSGKFKLPKIKWPKMRKVKGLELDVDADFNTPELDVDLPEAYLKGTDIDLKTADLNLLAPAIEGDIAVPDLNVSLPEIDLKGQVVDIQASDVNLEPSGKLKFPKIKLPNLGLTGPRVKGSNLDANLKALELDISVPDLDVNLPTAYLQAPVELKTPDLDLSAPQIEGAIAAPDLSISFPEADIKGPEVDLQALDADRNAPSGKFNLPKIKLPNFGLTGPRVKGPNLDANLKAPELDASVPDVYVNLSTADLQACVVELKTPDLSAHKIERAITAPCLDIHLSEVDLKAPDLNIEVPIIELKTHDSGISVPEIDVNLPKADIQGSDLDLNAPDLNLSAPKIEGDIAAPGINVSLPEAARNATDDQLQISELNLSTPKVEGDISAPDLDISLPKMDFEGLDVDLQAPNVYLNVDADPKTPDLDISALEVDVNLPKVDLKVHDLDLKTPELNVSASKLEGEVNVPEIDINVPKADLKGSEVDIKAPDIDTDAASGKFKFSYFKHPTFGLSNHKLEEPNLDVDAPDINILVPTLETGRVAPKVDVHQADRNLSAPNVESDISAPDVNLTLPKPDLSRPEVELNAPDLNLSTPEIRVSVPDIGLSVQGDIKSPEVELNSPDVDIEVPSGKLPYFKMPKFGLSRPRIKVPELDASADVNAPDVEVSVPKVEGEISTPELSLSAPDVNLADIKIDDTHKSKLKWQLKWPRFRFSGSKGKESDMDNEEEQSGDETESGQVEVPMFTFHRLPKNNKIESALKDAAEALFEAIDTPKLEGGLDTASTEVSLPKVNVSLTEGRKETSPLGPINIMERLKLFKAKITSDALDSLEENNRISISLSNMLGLNITDPDADYSWFPAM; from the exons ATG AATGGGGAAAGTCAGCAAAGACGTTACTCCAAAAGCTTGGTCCTGGAGGATTCAAAAAGAGGAGTTGTCATCACTGGAATCACAGACCCTAGTGTCACTGATAAGATTGGCTTAAAAGAAG ACAATGAGATTGTTGCTGTCACCATCAATCTGAATCACCTCAGTAAAGATGACAGGATGAAATTACTCAAGATCATGGAGCCTTACAATGACAACATGAGAGTTATGACAAAGCAGGATCTGAAAGCCAGCGTCAGTCTCGGATCATTGGATGGTGGCCTCAAAGATCCTGGGGAT ATGCTCAAGGATCCCTACAGCAGAATGCAGCAATCAGTTGAGGCACCAACTATCGAGGTCGATGGCCTCAGTGGACAACTAAATGCTGAAGGGGGGTTGAAGAGTGAAATCAATGGTCCCACTTTGAATGGGGAATTGCCCAATGTGACATTGGACACACCTGGAACTGATGGTGATGCAAAGTTCACAATGTCCACCATTGGAATGTCTAGGCCTATAATGAAAGGAGCAGATATCGATGGCACCCTCAGATGCCTTGAAGACAGTCTATTAATACCAAAGCTCCGCACTCCAGATGCCTCACTTGACTTGGAGAAACCAGAGGTTAAGACAAATGGATTTAAGTACAAGGATCCCAAATTAAAAATGCCTCACTTCAATCTACCACACATAAAAGCCAAAGCACCAAAGGGACACGTGAACATATCAGGAGATTTAGAAGGCCCTGGTCTCAGTGGAGAGCTGGAGACACCAGACCTGAAGATTTCAGCTCCCGATGTGGAAATTAAAGCCCCAAATGTAGATTTGAATGATCCAAATGCTGACTTGAAAGCTCCAGATGTTGACATAGAGGCTCCTTCTGGCAAATTCAAATGGCTAACTCAAACAAAGCCCAAGTTTGGATTATCTGGAACCAAAGTGAAGGGATCTGACGTCGACATAGGTGCTGGCCTGTTTGCAGCTGACGTGAATCTCTCCACTCTCAACATTGATGGAGAGATAAGTGCATCAGATGTAGATTTGAGTTCACCAAAAGCTGAGGTAGATCTGCAAGCTCCAGATATCAACATTGAGGCTCCCTCAAGTAAATTGAAATGGCCTCATTTAAAGAAACACAAATTTGGTCTTCATGGGCCAAAAGTCAAAGCCCCTGGTGTTAAGACAGATCTGGAGACACCAACCTTTGATCTTTCTGCCTCAAAGATTGAGGGTGAGATGAGCAACCCAAATTTAGAATTGAATTTACCCAAAGCAGACCTGAGTGGCCCTGATGTTGACATTCATCCTCCCATTGTCAAATTTAAGTTCCCGACACTCAAAAAGCCTAAGTTCAGGCTCTCTGGACCAAAGATAAAAGCTCCAGATGTTGATGCAGATCTGAAGGTACCTgacctcagtctctctgtccctgatGTTGATGCAGGTCTTGACACTCCTGATTTGGACACCAATTTGTCAAATGCAGATATCAAAGGCCCTGAAGTAGACTTTAACGCACCAGAAGTGGACATTGAGCCCCCTTCAGGTAAATTCAAATGGCTTACTCTAAAAAAGCCAAGGTTTGGACACTCTGGACCCAAGGTTAAGGGACTCGATGTCGACATAGATGCTGACCTGTCTGCACCTGACTTCAATCACTCCACTCCAAACATTGATGGAGAAATAAGCGCACCAGCTGTAGATCTTAATTTACACAAAGCTGACCTCGATGCTCCAGATGTTGACATTGATGCTCCCTCTGGAAAATTCCAGTTGTTCAACCTAAAGAAGCCTCAATTTGGACTCGATGGTCCAAAGGTGAAGGAGACAGAAATGGATCTGGATGCTAAGCTGACTGTACATGACATGAGTCTCTCTACCACTAACATTTACCGGGATATAAGTGCACCAGATGTAGATGTCAATTTCCCCACAGCTGACTTGAAAGGTCCAGATGTAGATCTTCAGGCACCAGAGGTCAACATTGAGGCACCCTCTGGAAAACATAGATTTCCAACTTTTAAAATGCCCAAAGTTAACTGGTCTGGACATAAGGTGAAGGGACCAGACCTTGATGTTGATCTGAAGACACCAGATTTGGACCTATCAGCAATTGAAGGTGACATCGCTGTTCCAGATCTCAATGTCAGTTTGCCTGAAGCTGACCTCAAAGGACCAGATGTAGATGTAGACATTGATGCGCCCTCTGGAAAATTCAAGTTGCCGAAAATAAAATGGCCAAAAATGAGAAAAGTAAAAGGACTGGAACTTGATGTAGATGCTGATTTTAACACCCCAGAATTAGATGTTGATTTACCCGAAGCATATCTGAAAGGGACTGACATTGACTTGAAAACAGCAGACCTCAACCTCTTAGCACCAGCAATTGAGGGAGACATCGCTGTTCCAGATCTCAATGTGAGTTTGCCTGAAATTGACCTCAAAGGACAAGTTGTGGATATTCAAGCCTCAGATGTCAACCTTGAGCCCTCTGGAAAATTAAAGTTCCCTAAAATCAAACTGCCAAATTTGGGTTTAACAGGGCCAAGAGTTAAAGGATCAAACCTGGATGCTAATCTCAAGGCCCTGGAGTTGGACATCTCTGTTCCTGATCTGGATGTCAATTTGCCAACAGCTTATCTCCAAGCTCCTGTAGAGCTGAAAACACCAGACCTGGACCTTTCTGCCCCCCAAATTGAAGGAGCCATTGCTGCTCCAGATTTGAGTATCAGTTTCCCTGAAGCTGACATCAAAGGTCCAGAGGTAGATCTTCAAGCCCTAGATGCTGACCGTAATGCTCCCTCTGGAAAATTTAATTTGCCTAAAATCAAACTGCCAAATTTTGGTTTAACAGGGCCAAGAGTTAAAGGACCAAACCTGGATGCTAATCTCAAGGCCCCAGAGTTGGATGCCTCTGTTCCCGATGTGTATGTCAATTTGTCAACAGCTGACCTCCAAGCCTGTGTTGTAGAGCTGAAAACACCTGATCTTTCTGCCCACAAAATTGAGCGAGCCATAACTGCTCCCTGTCTTGATATTCATTTGTCTGAAGTAGACCTTAAAGCCCCTGATCTCAACATTGAGGTTCCAATAATTGAGCTTAAGACACACGATTCAGGCATATCAGTTCCAGAGATCGATGTGAATTTACCAAAAGCAGATATTCAAGGGTCTGATCTAGACCTGAATGCACCGGACCTCAACCTCTCAGCTCCAAAAATTGAGGGAGACATTGCTGCTCCAGGTATCAATGTCAGTTTGCCTGAAGCTGCCCGAAATGCCACCGATGACCAGCTGCAAATATCAGAGCTGAACCTTTCTACCCCAAAGGTTGAAGGAGATATCTCTGCTCCAGATTTAGATATCAGTTTGCCCAAAATGGACTTTGAAGGACTAGATGTAGATCTTCAAGCGCCAAATGTTTACCTTAATGTTGATGCTGATCCGAAGACACCAGATTTAGACATCTCAGCTCTTGAGGTTGATGTGAATTTACCAAAAGTAGATCTTAAAGTTCATGATCTAGACCTGAAAACACCAGAGCTCAATGTTTCAGCCTCCAAACTTGAGGGCGAAGTGAATGTACCAGAGATAGATATCAACGTACCCAAAGCTGACCTCAAAGGATCTGAAGTAGATATAAAAGCTCCAGATATAGATACGGATGCCGCTTCAGGCAAATTCAAATTCTCTTATTTTAAGCACCCCACATTTGGTCTTTCAAATCATAAACTGGAGGAACCCAACCTTGACGTTGATGCACCTGACATAAATATTCTAGTTCCCACACTTGAGACTGGGCGTGTAGCCCCAAAGGTAGATGTACATCAAGCAGACCGAAATCTATCTGCTCCTAATGTTGAAAGTGATATCAGTGCTCCAGATGTAAATCTAACTTTACCAAAACCTGACCTCTCCAGACCAGAGGTGGAATTGAATGCTCCTGATCTTAATCTCTCTACTCCAGAGATTAGAGTAAGTGTCCCAGACATTGGTCTGAGTGTGCAGGGAGACATTAAAAGTCCTGAGGTTGAGCTGAACTCTCCAGATGTTGACATTGAGGTTCCCTCTGGAAAACTGCCTTATTTTAAGATGCCAAAGTTTGGTCTCTCAAGACCTAGAATAAAGGTACCAGAACTTGATGCCAGTGCAGATGTGAATGCGCCAGATGTGGAAGTTTCTGTCCCCAAagttgagggagagattagtaCACCCGAACTGAGTCTCTCTGCTCCTGACGTCAATTTAGCTGACATCAAAATAGATGACACTCACAAAAGTAAGTTAAAATGGCAATTAAAGTGGCCAAGGTTTAGATTCTCTGGCTCAAAAGGTAAAGAGTCTGACATGGACAATGAGGAAGAGCAGAGTGGGGATGAAACAGAGAGTGGTCAGGTAGAAGTACCAATGTTTACCTTTCACAGACTTCCAAAGAACAACAAGATTGAGAGTGCGCTCAAAGATGCTGCGGAGGCCCTTTTTGAGGCCATTGACACACCAAAGCTTGAAGGAGGCCTTGATACAGCTAGTACAGAGGTCAGTTTGCCTAAAGTGAATGTGTCTTTGACTGAAGGACGGAAAGAGACATCACCTTTAGGACCTATTAACATCATGGAGCGGTTGAAGTTGTTCAAAGCAAAAATCACCTCAGATGCACTAGACTCATTGGAGGAAAACAACAGGATATCAATAAGCCTCTCCAATATGCTTGGTCTGAATATCACAGATCCCGATGCAGATTATTCCTGGTTTCCAGCCATGTGA